One Caloramator mitchellensis genomic window, CAACAACAATACATCTTTCTTTCAAATCTTTTAAAAGATTCGAATCTTCTCCCTGCAATATCTTTATTACCCTATACCCTACATCTTTTATGTCTGCTGCTCTTTCCCTCATATATTCATTATCCATACTCAAAAAAATATTTTCGAAAATCTCGACTGTTTCTTTAATAGCATACTCTCCATTAATTCCCTCTTGTATTTTTCCTTCAATAGAACCTTTAAACTCTTCATCCTCTAAAATCATTAGATGTGCTTCAAATATCATGGCTCTTTCTTCACCAAAATTTTTTTCTGCATTTTCCTTTATTTCTGCTATTTCTTGCTTAGCTTTTTCTAGAGCTTTTTTGAATCTTAATAGTTCACTTTTAACATCTGTCACTTCATACTTTTCAATATCTTTTTTACCTTCCTTTAATACCAAAACCTTCCCAATTGCAATTCCAGTTGATGCTGCAACGCCTTTTAGCATTTCTATCGCTCCTTATTCAGTAAAAGTTGAAATTAGATTTACTATACTATTTATTGCATCATCTTCGTCGTCACCTATTGCTTTTATAATTATTTCATCTCCCTTTGCAACACCTAACGCCAAAACATTTAATATACTCTTTGCATTTGCAATTTTTTCATTTTTTG contains:
- a CDS encoding HPr family phosphocarrier protein — protein: MVERKFIIDNPTGLHARPASMLVKEANKYKSDITITKNEKIANAKSILNVLALGVAKGDEIIIKAIGDDEDDAINSIVNLISTFTE